taAAACGCTGCTGAAGCTAAATtcatcattaaaaaataaaaactcgAGACTTACGAGTGGTAtatggaaaagtaagttttcgaTCATTgtgctattgagatgtatattttggcaaataataaaatgtcctgacagcttcaACATCCAAtccctttcaaagatattgtcaatttgctgaggttgattatgtccaattaacagctaacaattatgccattccttggcttgcatctgagtaaaatgtaattcaaaacccacgtatggtttgcgatttttaaaaaaatgataaattttgcttcagaagtGTTTtccttttgtatgtaaaaacccacttgagaaccatgggcgatgttaaaattttacagccagatttatcacttcttaaacttttttagataccaaaggaatcaagaaaaaacacaaataatgccttactgttggtgaaatgcagtgagcaaatgcgataattgccaatattttcaatctttatATATGCACGGCCATTGTTcaccaaccactttagctgttgttgtcccttcagctgccGCTTCTCTCTACCACCATTTCTCCTCgcctttggaattctgaagtaggataaatgtctctcatgcTTACCCagattccataattatttacagcacaaaaattgaccattttgccGTTTTTTAATGGGcctgctacgctggaaacaatggtaagggcttacctgcagttcatcgcgtgtactccagttggtgttgcgtggcaacagtacagGTGACAGGTCGAGGccagactgccgtgcaacctccctacaaTTATCAGCCTGTTTTTCAAAGTTTCAACCTGAATTAGCTTAATCATTACCAATAATGATTAATCATTCACCGATAATCATCTCTAGCATATCAACGAATCGTCATGGAAGTGCAGGCTTATGCCATTCTGACGCCCGCCTCCTTAAACACTCACAAGGTGCGTTAGAGAACAAGGATATGTGAcacttctggtcaagacccttcttcggactgacaggcagatgagaccaaacacaaattggaggaacagcacctcatatttcacttgcagcttataacccaacagtatgaatattgatttctctaacttaaagtaacacttgcatctcctctttctccgtcccttccccacccttGTCGTCATTCTAATTTAattgtcatcctgttgagtttcactgtctagctcgttatcacctaccccacagccaacaatgtgccattgtgggctccagcaTTCCACCTCACCTTGATCAtagttgcttttttgcatatcgttcattcatttgttctgtatctttctttgtagctctcgtttctctttcccctgactcagtccgaggaagggtctcaacccaaaacgtcacccattcttttctccagagatgctgcctgacccactgggttactcaaaCTTTTTGTGTCTAGATTTGGCCAGAACAAAGTCCAGAGATAAGAACTAAATGTGTAAAACATGTTTGAAGtgttgcagattgtgaagccaCGGGGAGGAAAGtagcggaagggggggggggatgtcaatGTATTGGATTCCAGCTTGTTCAAATTGGTTATTTCAGTGTCCAATTTGATCCATTATTATTAAATTGATCCAACAACCAGGTCGTTttagcagagaatttcacagcatTGTTATATGTGGATGGTGGTACTAATTGATCATCAGTAATCTTAAAAGTAGTCAAATGCCCATTAAAATGAAAACAGCACTGGGGTCAGCTGAGCTATCTAGGTGGTGGTTGTATTAATACTACGACTCAGGATCAAAGAGACAATAAATTCTTTTATTTCACAAGGAGTGTCCTTGTTTACCATCACTTTAGTTGAAAAATACATTAAAGATGTGGAATGAACTATTTATTAAAGCAGAAATTTTATTTTCAATGCTTATCCCACAAAATACATACACTTTCATTTTTCAAGACAATAGATATATATTTAGGCAAATTAGTTTGCTAATATCTGACATTTTCAAATAGACTAGGATATACTCTAATTATATTTTAATAAGGCTCTTGGTGAAATTCCCATGATCAATCACAAAGTATTTTTCAGCACAACATTACTTTCTTTTACAGACAGCACTTTAAAAGCTTCAAGTTAGAGCCAatattattcaagtacattgcttgTTTATTTATGGACATTACCAATGAATCAACAGAAAGTTTAAAAAGTCAGTCATTTGCCATTCAAGTATTTCACTCCTGCACCCACTCTTTCACAATAAAGCTCCCACATGGAGAATTTAGAACAAAATTATTGGGGTGTGGATTAAATTCAggaatgaccatgtattggattctAGCTTGTTCAAATTAGGTTATGCAACCATTTCGGTTCCCAATTTAACTTTGAAAGACAGATTTATTAAAAAGAGAAGTACTAAATGCAAGACAATTGGTTTTCCATTTATAGAATTTGCTGAATTCCTGAAGGTTTAATTTACTAAAAATGACATCCATCTTTGCTGCAGAGGTGATTCTTCCACATTTCAGTCCAAATTCAAATGCACAAATAGATAGTCCTTGAAGGGATTAAGTCACAAAAACCTGAAGATTCAATGAGGGGAAATCTACAGCCCCATTACAATAAATGCAATATGTTCCAAAAAAATATTCATTGTGAAGAGAACATTGATTTCCAGTTGATGAAACAATTGCAATGATACTTGCtcaaataaatataaaatgattGGCTGCTTTAGAATAATCATTATTTTCTGGGATCCTCATATGCACTTTTTTTCTTGCACAATTTAAATTTTGCTTGCagttaaaaaaaatgtacaaTTCTGCACACAAATTTTAACATGCACCAATGATTTAGTGGAAGGGGAAATGATAGCACTTTGTCATCTCTGCAACTATTTGTTAATCCTCCCTCTCAGCACTTCCCTGATCGTTGGAGACTGCCACAGATTTCATTTGCAATCACCTCCAGACCAAATCCTAACAGCTGCCCAGCTAATGATTCCTCCCTGGGTCAGTCAAGTAAGGCAAACAGAGTCCATACATTCAATTATGTTAACAGTTGGACGTGGAAAGTTTTTTTCTACTGCAGTATTCCTCGACGTGAAAATGCGAGTTTGCTGTGTGAACAGACAACAATAAATCTGCCCAACTTCAAATTGAAAACATGTTGTCAACAGAGCAATTAAGATATACGCAAAAGCAAAATTAGAAATGAACCAACTGCAGCGAAAAACTAGGCATTGTGGTAATAACTATTTTAAGACAACTTGTTGCTCTATTCTTGAAACAAATTGTTCCAGCTATCTATTGAACAATGGCAAATTTATTGGTCACAATAACACAATAAGGATCAAAAATGTGTTTGCTTTAATTAACTTAAACATATTGATAGATTGTTTTGAGCAAATCTTTTGGTTTTATAATTCAAACCTGTATTGTGGACTAGAAAACTGCAAAATGTTTTAAATGGAACTCACTAACAATATGGCTAACTACTGCTTTTATGCATATATTGTACCGAAAAAGGCTGTTCTCTTTAATATTTCCTTTAAAGATTAAAGGAAAACACAACATTTCATGTACTATTTATTCAGTAAAAAAAGACCAGCTCTTGAAGCAAAGCGTTTTAGCAACAAAAACATTaaagcaaacagaaataaaattCATATTTGGGAAATCTGTGATTCTCCATTTCAATTTTATCTATGTAAACTTTCAAATATAACCAAGACGATGTGATGAGGCAGATGTACAATACAAGTGGAtgtaattaaacaaaaaaatatttagATTTCAAATCCAggtgtaatttaaaaaatggcattCACATTCTCCAACCTCCTCAAAACAACACTGCCAGTATCAATTTAAAGCAGAAGGTCTTAGATAATTTGGGAGAAACAAGAAATGGACGGCAAAATGTCACGAATCTCCTCAAATAATTCAAGTTTATGCAGGGAACATGTCACATGGCAAGACAAGAATTTGCAGTTTGCAAAACCTGTGTATATCCAAGACAGGCTGTGGAAAAATAATTATTATTGTTCTTACTGCTAGATATCCTCAATTGAAGGCAGATTAACAGATGTAATTCCTCTACATAATCAATAGCATTTCCATCATTTTCCTTCACAGCTGGCAGAACTAAATCCAGGGAAAACAACTAGCAATAATTTTAAATAACACAAATCAGATCAATTAGCACCATGGCCAAAGCTGGACATTTCCTGTAAAATGAAAAatcaaatctgaaattaaaagaaaatgttggaaacacccaGTGAGACATGAAGCATCTGTGGAACACATTTCAGGCTAAAGGCTCCTTATAGGAACATTTTTGATGAAGTGTTTTTGATTTGAAATATTAACCAGTTCTCTTTCCATAAAAGCTTACTCAGTTGCCAAATGCTTCCAACATTTTCCATTTCTAATTCACCTTTTCTGAACGTTTACAGCTTTCATATTACAACAGTATTAAGTGAGAAAATACAAGGAGCAGATTCTTCCACCTGGGCGGGAACATAGCTGTGCAAGTAGCCTGACTGTCCGTGGCAAGTAGCAGCAAAAGGCAAGGCAAGTGTGCTGAACAGCTTCAATTATTTCTAAATCACACCAGCTGTCCATAAATGGCCAGTTGACTCAAAACAGCAACTCAGCTGCAAACATCAGCAACCTTGCTCAAGACAGTGGTGTTCACCCAGTGAACATTAGATTATGAATATGAGGTGCCATTGACTGCCAGAACCAAAATGAATGGAAAAAAAACGTTCCTGAAATTCTACAAAATACTTCCAGCTGCCCTGCAATAAAATATTATCACAGATAAAGAGTAGTTAATGGTTTATATTGAAACAATTTCATGTTATGCTACTCAGCTCAAACGATCACACCAGTTTGGTCGACAAAAGTGCATCGAAAATTGGACTTTTAAATAGGATCAGGAGAAATGCTGAACATAACTGTGAATTTGTACAAGATCTATTTGTTTCAAGCATACAAAATTAAATAACTAAAGTCCATTTACAAACAGATTGGTAATAAATGTGTGCAAATCTTACTAATAGATAGGATTTAGAGATTTAAAAGGAGAGTCATTAACCATCAGGTTCAGATTAAAGCAATAACATGCTTAAAATATGGTCATCTGATGAGGTTTCAAAATCATGCTGAGAGTCCTACCATCTCAATTTACTTTCCAAAATGATTCCAAAAGATTTAGCCAAACATTAACGTTTAAAGTGATTCTGTCCTAAAAATGATATTATGCAAAAACAATCTTAAGACTTGATTGACTTTTTAAATAGTATATGATGGGATGATCCCTGGTAATGAAAAAGAGTTGAAATTTTGAAAAAAATTGTTGTATTATACAAAAGTAATGTAAAAAGTTTCCAGGACTGATGGGCATGGATACAATTTTCAACCCCATTAGGTAATGTAAACTGacatcatacagacatttataaagttTAAAATTACAAAAAGTCTCCAACAAGCTTCAAAAGAAGCCAGCTCCAGCGAGGTATGTATTGGCTTCCAGAGTGAGTGCTTTTACGTAGACGGATATTGTATAATAGAGAGTAAGAAAATCCTGCGTGCTGAAGATCGTATCGGACAGTGCAAACCCCAACATGGATGGAATAAAGCCTCGGCCATATTCAACCATCCAAGTACCCCCACTCCAGCGAACAGACGCAGCCTCACCAACAGAATGGACTATTGTGTCACCTGTGGAAATAAATTATAACGCATAAGTAGAGTTTAGttctttcataaggtcataagtgataggagtggaattaggccattctgcccatcaagtctactttagtCATGTGAAGCACCATTTTATTATATTCATGCTGCATCATAAAAAGTTAGATGACCTGGACAAAGAGATAAAAGTGGTAAAAGAaaatgagatggggggggggggggagatggaatgtGTTTAGACATAATACATAATACGGGAAGTATAGAAATGGGCTAACTGAAAAGAACAGTGGAAGAAGATTTCAACATGAATTTCTAAAGGAATTGTACTTAAAAGGAATACTGAAATTAGCTTGTTGTAGCTCTTTAGTAGGAGAATCAAGGGTGATTACTCATCGGCCAGCTTTATCAAGATACAGAAACATGCACAAAATGACCCACTTCTGTAACATTTAACACTGTCAATTGTAACGAATATAGAATGGTGGGATTCCATGCTTAACCACATCTCAAAACACTTCGTACAGAAACTAACCTGGGTAATATATTTCACTTTTTGTTGTCCCTTCTTTCCATTGTTGAAAAGTCCCTGAAATAACTGTATCAGACACTTCAGCCCAATAGCGACCTAGAATGTCAAATCATAATAATTTAAATACATCCATTATTCCCAAATCTTCTTGTAACAAATAGCAAGCTCAATCCACTTTCAAATAAGAAAAATATGCAAAATTTTAAATATCTTTCATATGAAATTGAGAAGTTTCCTGTGCTCAAGTACAATGGGAATACTGTAGCGAATCTTACGACTTTAGAACAGATTCACTGACAGACAATAATGGCTAATCAAACTCTAAGAGTTCGTCTATAATTTAAGAATAGCAATTTTTTTTTATACGAGCTgttaaactgaatttaaaaacAGATTCAGATTGGTGCCTCATGGAATTGCTTTGAGGAAATGTAATTCTGTTAGCATTTCTGAATAAAAGACTGCACCTTTATTaagatcatcatcgttgaaaacatcaacaggcatggtgccttacaatgttatgtacgacagtgatcgcaacttctactgaagtgtggttggccgttggctcactaggagctcatccgccctttgacaggtcttgtttttggtcctgctgggggtccacagccccctcctcacctgaaaAAGCAGGTgatggagacggtttagtcgccgactatccgaccatggagcaggtagcacgggattacatggtacccgtcgcGGGAGgatctccccccgacctgacctttaTTAAGAGGAAACATGAAGACCTTCCTGGGTATATAGTGTTTTTTCCACACTGGAAAAGttatcaattcaaaacattaagcCATTTCTTTCTCCACATATCAGCTAAGTATTTCCAGCCGTTTTTGTGTTTACTTTAGATTTCCAACATCCACACTTGTATTTTTGCTTAAGTATTTAGAAATGGGCTTCCAACGGGATTAATTCCAGTGCAGTGGAATTAGAATGGATTTAACCACCAGCTGTTTCACTGGAGATTTGATGGAAACACAATAGACTGTAGATGATGGATTCTGGATCAAcaagaacaaaaaaaacaaaaacaaaaaaaacaaaaacaaaaaaaacctgcTCGAGGAACTCCATGATCAAATTCCATGGAAGGAAAGTCGATGTTTCAAGTCTGGATCTTTCATCTGGGCTAAAAAGAGAGGGAAGAATGGGACAagaggcggcacgatggcgcagcggtacagttgctgccttacagcgccagaaatccgggtttgatcctgactacaggtgctgtctatacggaatttgtacgtgggttttctccaatatcttcagtttcctcccacactccaaagacgtacaggttcgtctttaactggcttggtacaaatgtaaattatccccagtgtgtgtaggtttgtgttaatatgcagggatcgctggtcggcgcggacttggtaggctgaagagcccgtttccgtgctgtatttctaagctaaactaaagagcTGGCAAGCAATACATGGATCCGGATGAGGAGAGGTTGAATGGTAGATTCAGgtcagggagggaaggaaggattgAAATAGCAACAGATACTGGAAGGTGATATAGTAAATGGCTGTAGATGAATCAATCTGATAGGAAAGATAAGTGAAGCTTGCAACCAAACAAGGGAAATAGAGTGGACACATGAGAACAACGATGACAGGGACTCATGGGAAGAAGCATTTGGGTGACGGACAGGCATGTTGGAATTTGCTGATGGGCCAGAGGACAATAGTAGACAGTTTGATAGTCAATGCTACAAAGAATGTCATTGGTGACTTTGAAAAGTGACTATTCCTCGTGGTTTGAACTTTATAGCTATTCCCGTGGTTTGAACTTTATAGCAATAGAATATTTGAAATTTCTGAATTCTCAGAATATATGCACACCTATTTATCTCTTGCAGCTTTTATTTCACTCTAGTTCAAGATTTTCCAATTAGTTTTATTGTTAATATAAAGGTCACTTTCTGTGTAATTGAATAATTCACAACAGAAGGACACACTATAAacccaatattgatttctcattACTGTATAGTTGACATGATGTAAACCTTTAAGACGTTTCCAAATATaattcaatggaacaattaataTACCCGAGTGTCCTCCAGTGTCCAAAGCTGTTCCGAAGAGCAGCACATATTCAGTTAAGGATGCATGCAAAACACAAATCGAACCCATCCAGCCTCCCGCATTCACGAAGATCCACTGGAGGTCCTCATCTGGAAGTATGTGGCCAGGATACATCTTCCTTAATTCAACCACAATCTTTGTAAATGCCTGTTCATGATTGAGACCTGAAATACAGCACCATTTTATATCACTGAGAAATACATTTCATTTAGGCAAATATATTAAATCACTTCTAGTTACTATGCACAACTCTGCAAAATTTCACTGACATTATATATTGTCACTCTAAATTATGAATACACTTTGCAATGAGGATATCCAGAGGCATTGCAGCATACTTAAACCAGCAAAGTGCATGCAACATAACCGTTCACACTGCTCATTAAAGCTTTAATCATCACTCTAGGTAGAGTTCAATAATTAGATACACTCGTTTCTATTAATTTTACTTTTACTTTGCTTGGTTTTGCAAGTTTATCATGCAGTAGCATGGTTAGCAGTTAAAGGTAATACAATTGGTTATTTAACATTTAAGTTTTTTGAGGAATTGAAGATGATTGACAGGGGCAGGGTGGTTCTGCAAAaaatgtagcgctatcgtgtaccgcttTGCTATAGATAAAATCATACAATCTCaatcacatacacacaaatatagatagaaacaagacgagacttttaataatatactagaccaagtgggacccgttgtgtcccgtcccctcaacgtgcagttgcggggggggggggggggggcgggggggggagggtcgccctgcggcatcacacacactaactaccccacacacacacacactaatcacccccccccacacacacactaaccaccctccttgatattatattaatattatgcattcgctccttttaccccatcctccCGCCctgtccactcacgcatagcgtccaactcgcaggtgcggctaaagaggcagggagagagggcaTGGACGGGGGGGGATGTAAACAGCTGTAAAGACACAGTCTGGTGTTTAAATCATCAATCATGGTGGTgcagtacaatacaatataaccatataaccatataacaattacagcacggaaacaggccatctcgacccttctagtccgtgccgaacacgtattctcccctagtcccatatacctgcgctcagaccataaccctccattcctttcccgtccatataactatccaatttatttttaaatgataaaaacaaacctgcctccaccaccttccctggaagctcattccacacagccaccactctctgagtaaagagagaGGTGTTATGACAATGagatgggtgttaatataaagtgtacagtaaggtggagttagtggtagtacattactctgattggttcacatgcaataaccaatctacatccttccccgtagagAAAAGAGTTGTTAAACAGATGTTAAAACACATGCggttaaacatactcgccgtaCCTGTCAGGCGGTCTGCTAACCCGACCCGAATGTGTACGGACAAACCCTTCCCCTTCCGGAAAAGTTAGTAGGGCTGGGTGGTGGGGAACCCGAGAAAGAGAACGCAGCCGGGGATCCTGGAGAGGAACGGCGGGGCAAGCATGCAGGACTAGGGGCATTGGGGGACGAAGGAACCGAACGACGCGGAGAGTGCATGCTGGGGTCAGGGacgaacaacagcagcaggagtttggaAAACCAACGGCGGTGCATGGGGACCGGGAGGAGCTGGTCGCGGTTCATTCACGGGCAGAAGATGTTGACGGCTGTGCCAGTACAGAGCACCATCGACGTTGACAAGGTAGGAACGAGGTTCCTTGGCTGGCCCCTCAACGAAACCCAGTCGGGTATGTCCAACTGCAGTCTGCAGGCGAACCACTTGACCTTGCAGTAACGGTTTAAGTGGTTTACTCAACTTGTCATAGGAGCGCTTCTGGACATCATGTTTCTCCTGAATGCGCTTCTGGACCGCAGCAGGTTTGAGCACCTGTGGCTTCAGCTGTGGCTGGGCAACGGGGAGCTGTGGCCGTGTCGTGCGAGACATCAGTCGCTGGGCGGGAGAGCCTAGAACACCATCCCTGGAAATGTTTCTCAGGTTTAACAGATCCAGGTAGACGTCGGATTTGGCAAGATGCGAACTAGCTGTTTTGTGCTCCTGACAGCACGCTCAGCCGTTGGATTGAGGGTATTCCGGGCTGCTGGTAACATGCTGAAAGTTCCATCGTCTGGCAAAGTGTCGAAATGCCTGGCTGGTGAACTGCCTTCCGTGGTCAGTTTGCAGTCCAACTGGTACACCGAATACAGAAAAATGTCTCGGAAGCTTTTGTTTAACCACGTGATGGTAGGCAACAGATCAAATTCAAACCAATTGGAGTAGGAATCGACTAAGACTAGGTAGTGTTTACcatgccattcgaaaatgtccacaGCGAGGGACGTCCCAGGTAGTGCTGGAGCGGGTTGTTGTAGGAGaggctgtttctgttggtgggGTGCCAAGTGGTTGCAAGTGGAGCAGGATGCCGTTTTCTCACGTATGTATTTGGACATTcctggccagtaaaacatgctttgtgcACGGGCAAGCGTGGCCTCGGTACCTGTGTGGCCGTTGTGGACATCTTTGTAGTATTCATCTTGCAGGGATGAGGGAATCACACCCTTGACAATGATCCCGCCTTCAGCGTTTCCTAGGTATGGTTAACTatctggggaagttcatacccaACCTCAGCGGACTTATCTCACCACTGAGACAACTCAATCACAAGGACATGCCTGGACCTGGTACCAGCAACACCAACAAGTGTTTGACTCATTAAAGCTCCAGCTAGCCAGCGCCTACCTTGACGTATTTCGACCTCAAGCTGCCAGTCACTATCACCTGTGATGCCTCGCAATACAGGTTAGGCGCAGCCTGCCTGCAAACATCCCACTTC
The sequence above is a segment of the Amblyraja radiata isolate CabotCenter1 chromosome 1, sAmbRad1.1.pri, whole genome shotgun sequence genome. Coding sequences within it:
- the sigmar1 gene encoding sigma non-opioid intracellular receptor 1 is translated as MKRALFGAVVLATVVGLAFWTVRAWTGNKQHVFDGQQLARLARQYAGLNHEQAFTKIVVELRKMYPGHILPDEDLQWIFVNAGGWMGSICVLHASLTEYVLLFGTALDTGGHSGRYWAEVSDTVISGTFQQWKEGTTKSEIYYPGDTIVHSVGEAASVRWSGGTWMVEYGRGFIPSMLGFALSDTIFSTQDFLTLYYTISVYVKALTLEANTYLAGAGFF